In the Geitlerinema sp. PCC 9228 genome, TCGAGTTTTATCCATAGCGGCGCATTTTGCAGATTTAACGCCGCAACCCGATAGCGAACAGGGAGAGTTTAAGGTTAGCTACTATATTACCCAACCGGCGGCGCAGGAGGTACTTCCCCGTTTGGAACAATTGCTGCAAGAAGCAGGTTTGGATATACGGTTGGTTTACAGTAGCGATCGCGATTTGGATATTTTACCACGGCAAGGAAATAAAGGCACGGCGATGGCGTTTGTGCGTCGCAAGTTGGGATTTTCCCCAGAGAATACCATTGTTTGCGGCGATTCGGGAAACGATATTGGTTTGTTTGAATCGGGTATCGAACGGGGTATTATTGTCGGCAATGCGCGGGAGGAGTTGTTACAGTGGCATGAGAAAAATCCCAACCCCCATCGCTATTTAGCGAAAGCGGCTTGCGCTGGCGGAATTTTGGAAGGATTGCGCTATTTTGGATTTATTTGAATTGCGGCGATGATTGGTTCGGTTCGGGGATATGTAACCCACATTAGCAAAAGCCAGCAGCGGGTGATGGTGTTGTTGGATGTAGGTGGGGTAGGATATGAAGTGCAAGTTCCTTCCCATTTGGTGGAGGAACTGCCATCGGAAAATACAGAGGTACAGGTTTTTACCCATTTACAGGTTAGCGACGATCGCTTGATTTTGTATGGGTTTGGTTCCCTTTCGGAGAGGGAATTGTTTCGCCAGTTGGTGAAGGTGAATGGGATTGGCGCGCAATTAGCGATCGCGTTGTTGGATACGTTGGGATTTTCCCAATTATTGCAAGCTATTGTAACCGAAAATACGCGCTTGTTGGTACAAACGCCAGGGGTGGGCAAGAAAACTGCCGAACGCATTGCCTTAGAATTAAAAAGTAAGTTGGCGCAGTGGCGAGAAGAGTCGGGGGTTAGCATTTCTCCCACGGCGGGATTGTCGGCGCAGTTGCAGGAAGAGGTGGAAATGACCTTGCTGGCTTTGGGATATACTGCCAACGAGGTGATGGATGCTTTTCAAAATTTGAGCCAAAATAAAGAAGTAGCAGATAGTAGCGATGTGGAAGATTGGATTCGGGCTGCGATCGCCTATTTAAGCTGACCTCCTCGTGCAAAAAATTCCTCCATCCTAGGGAGCAAGCCACCCTTCCTTGCCCTAGGAAATATGCTATGATAGCCAATTGCTGCATTCAAAAACCGACATCTTATGACCCTAACCAAAGAGCGCAAACAAGAGATTATCTCTGAATTCCAAGTACACGAAACCGACACCGGTTCTTCCGACTTGCAAGTCGCGGTTTTGACGGCGAGAATCGAACGTCTCAGCCAACACATGCAACAACATAAAAAAGACTACGCTTCCCGCAGAGGATTGATGAAACTAATCGGTCAGCGCAAGCGTTTGTTGAAATACATTCGTCGCCAAGACCCCCAACACTACCAACAACTCATCCAACGCTTGGGAATCCGCGGTTAAGCAAGAACCTTCTTTCCTTCTTCCCACTTTCCGATTTCCTCAAACCTTCGTTTCAGCGAGCGACTTATGGCTTCCGAACCCAAACGCAACTCCATCCCCTTTGAACCCAGGCAGCGTTCCAAAAAAAATAAGAAAAGCCAACCGGCTAGCGATGGCCAACCCAGCACCAGCAAGCCATCCCAAAAGGATAATAGCACGAACAGCCCCCCAAAAGAGGAAACTGCCAGTTCCCAACCCACCCATACCAATCGCAAAGCCGACCGCGCCATTCCCCAAGTGGTCAGCCGGCGGATGATTCGGCGGATGGGGGTTTTCTCTGGCGTTCCCATGGTGGTTGGTATGCTGGTCCTCATCTCCAGCTACTTCATCACCACCCAGGTGGTAGAATTGCCCCACAGTGCTGTCATTTTGGTTAGCATGGCGTTTCTGGGGATGAGCGTTGTGGGTCTTTCCTACGGCGTCATTTCAGCTTCCTGGGACGAACAAATGGCGGGAAGCTTGCTGGGATGGCAGGAATTTACCACCAATTTCCGGCGACTGCGGCAAGCCTGGCGTTCGCATTCCCAAAATTCCACCCAAAACGATTAGCATACAAATAGCACGCTATGTTCAAAAATAACGATCCAGCGAAGGTGGTCAAACTATGATTGTGGTTACCAGAGTCGGAACGCCAGAAGCAGAAATCAATCGCATTAGCGAAGAATTCCGCAGCTGGGGATTGACTCCAGAAAAAATCGTCGGGCGGTATAAAGTGGTAATTGGGTTGGTAGGCGATACCGCCGATTTAAACCCGGAACGCATGGAAGAAATTAGTCCGTGGATTGAAAGTGTGGTGCGGGTGGAACAACCTTTCAAACGCGCCAGCCGCGAGTTTCGCCACGGAGAAGCCAGCGAGGTCTGGGTGAATACGCCGAATGGCAAGGTTCCTTTTGGCGAAAACCATCCCATTGTAACCGTAGCCGGACCTTGTTCGGTGGAAGATGAAACGTCCATCGTGCAAACGGCGTTGCGGGTGAAAGCGGCAGGAGCGAAATTTTTACGCGGCGGGGCCTACAAACCCCGCACTTCTCCCTATTCGTTTCAAGGTCACGGAGAAAGTGCGTTGGACCTGCTGGCAGAAGCGAGAAGAGCCAGCGGTTTGGGAATTATTACCGAAGTCATGGACTCGGAAGATATTGAGAAGGTAGCACAAGTGGCTGATGTCTTGCAGGTGGGAGCGCGCAACATGCAAAATTTCTCCCTCCTGAAGAAAATTGGCGCTCAATCGAAACCAATTCTGCTCAAGCGCGGCATGTCGGCTACCATTGAAGAATGGTTGATGGCGGCTGAGTATATTTTATCGGCTGGCAACAACCAAATTATTTTATGCGAGCGCGGGATTCGTACCTTCGATCGCAAGTATACACGCAATATGTTGGATTTGGCAGCGGTTCCCGTGTTGCGCAGTTTAACCCACTTACCCATTATGGTAGACCCCAGCCACGGTACGGGATGGTCTTCCTACGTTCCAGCTATGAGCAAAGCTGCAGTAGCCGCAGGAACCGATGCGTTGATGGTGGAAGTGCATCCCAACCCGTCGAAGGCACTTTCCGACGGACCGCAATCGCTGACTCTGGAAGGCTTTGAGCAACTGATGCAGGAACTGGCGGTTTTGGGAAAAACCTTCAATCGCTGGGAAGAGGAAACGCCGGTAACGGCCTAGGGATGGCATTGAGGATTTGAATGTTTGGGATGGGAAATTGATTTTGGCTTTCCTATCCCTTTTCTATATGTTGTTCCTGCTGGCTGCGATCGCTATTTCCTTGGGATTGGTAGCGGATTTCTTGCAATTCTTGAATTTGTGTTTTTACATGCATAAGCAGCTGGTCCAACGCTGGTAGGTTTTCTAGGTCGTTGGGACTGAGGGAAGGGATAGAACGCGCTTGGTTGCGGATTTCTGTAACTTTTAATTGTAGCTGTCGTGCGAGGTTTAATGCGTCTTGACTGAGCTGGTCGAGCTTGCGTTGCTTATGAAATTTTAAGGCAGCTCCCCGTAAAACTTGCAAAGTGGCCCTTTCGCCATACTCGCCTGGGGTCAAGCGTAAAATGAGCAAAATTTGACTTTGGTTGTACGTCCGTTCGATTTCCACCTGTTTGTTTTTGTTGACGGGAATCAACGGTAAGCCGTACATTAATTTCAGTTCCTTGACGATTGCCTGAAATCGGGAGGGGTCTAAATCTTCTAAAATGGATTTGACGACGCCGCTTTCACTCCAGAGGATGCGGCAGTTGGTTTCGTTGCGGTCGAAGTACAACCG is a window encoding:
- a CDS encoding sucrose-phosphate phosphatase, which encodes MVAFLLVTDLDNTLVGDREATNELNQILQQHRQNHGSKLVYASGRSRHLFRQLQQEQSLLEPDIFVGSVGTDMYYPSSNQSEPEWQEKLRSHWHRDRVLSIAAHFADLTPQPDSEQGEFKVSYYITQPAAQEVLPRLEQLLQEAGLDIRLVYSSDRDLDILPRQGNKGTAMAFVRRKLGFSPENTIVCGDSGNDIGLFESGIERGIIVGNAREELLQWHEKNPNPHRYLAKAACAGGILEGLRYFGFI
- the aroF gene encoding 3-deoxy-7-phosphoheptulonate synthase, which translates into the protein MIVVTRVGTPEAEINRISEEFRSWGLTPEKIVGRYKVVIGLVGDTADLNPERMEEISPWIESVVRVEQPFKRASREFRHGEASEVWVNTPNGKVPFGENHPIVTVAGPCSVEDETSIVQTALRVKAAGAKFLRGGAYKPRTSPYSFQGHGESALDLLAEARRASGLGIITEVMDSEDIEKVAQVADVLQVGARNMQNFSLLKKIGAQSKPILLKRGMSATIEEWLMAAEYILSAGNNQIILCERGIRTFDRKYTRNMLDLAAVPVLRSLTHLPIMVDPSHGTGWSSYVPAMSKAAVAAGTDALMVEVHPNPSKALSDGPQSLTLEGFEQLMQELAVLGKTFNRWEEETPVTA
- a CDS encoding PAM68 family protein, with product MASEPKRNSIPFEPRQRSKKNKKSQPASDGQPSTSKPSQKDNSTNSPPKEETASSQPTHTNRKADRAIPQVVSRRMIRRMGVFSGVPMVVGMLVLISSYFITTQVVELPHSAVILVSMAFLGMSVVGLSYGVISASWDEQMAGSLLGWQEFTTNFRRLRQAWRSHSQNSTQND
- the rpsO gene encoding 30S ribosomal protein S15, with product MTLTKERKQEIISEFQVHETDTGSSDLQVAVLTARIERLSQHMQQHKKDYASRRGLMKLIGQRKRLLKYIRRQDPQHYQQLIQRLGIRG
- the ruvA gene encoding Holliday junction branch migration protein RuvA, which encodes MIGSVRGYVTHISKSQQRVMVLLDVGGVGYEVQVPSHLVEELPSENTEVQVFTHLQVSDDRLILYGFGSLSERELFRQLVKVNGIGAQLAIALLDTLGFSQLLQAIVTENTRLLVQTPGVGKKTAERIALELKSKLAQWREESGVSISPTAGLSAQLQEEVEMTLLALGYTANEVMDAFQNLSQNKEVADSSDVEDWIRAAIAYLS